The Saccharomonospora glauca K62 genome has a segment encoding these proteins:
- a CDS encoding phosphatase PAP2 family protein has product MLEKRPADRAVGEEVPRPSGELAVLAGVQRAIARPAVVKAARGLSHFGEHSAGWFALGLVGAAVDSRRRREWLTAAAGVVGAHAASIAVKRVVRRRRPEHPAVTVGVDTPSRLSFPSSHATSTTAAAVLYSGLVGRNLVPALVPPMLVSRLVLGVHYPTDVLAGAALGGVVGGILRRRLTSRKRTRR; this is encoded by the coding sequence ATGCTTGAGAAGCGTCCCGCCGACAGGGCCGTGGGGGAGGAGGTCCCACGGCCCTCGGGCGAACTCGCCGTTCTCGCGGGCGTGCAGCGGGCGATCGCCCGCCCCGCCGTCGTGAAGGCGGCGCGCGGTTTGTCCCACTTCGGCGAGCACAGCGCGGGCTGGTTCGCACTGGGGCTCGTGGGCGCCGCCGTGGACTCGCGGCGACGCCGGGAGTGGCTCACCGCGGCGGCGGGCGTCGTCGGCGCGCACGCGGCCTCGATCGCGGTCAAACGGGTCGTACGCAGGCGGCGGCCGGAGCATCCGGCCGTCACCGTGGGTGTCGATACCCCCAGTCGGTTGAGTTTCCCGTCGTCACACGCCACGTCGACCACCGCGGCGGCTGTGCTGTACTCGGGGCTGGTGGGGCGTAACCTCGTGCCCGCCCTTGTGCCGCCGATGCTCGTCTCGCGTCTCGTGCTCGGCGTGCACTATCCGACCGACGTACTCGCCGGCGCCGCCCTCGGGGGTGTCGTCGGCGGCATCCTGCGCCGCAGGCTGACCTCACGGAAGCGGACACGACGATGA
- a CDS encoding decaprenyl-phosphate phosphoribosyltransferase: MSETTERADVRDGASTRKGPIPTLLGVARTARPRQWVKNVLVFAAPFTAAQITNVDVLVDAAVAFVAFSLVASSVYLINDAVDVEADRAHPTKRNRPIAAGVVPIPLAYASAVVFFGAGLGVGFLADWRLLIVLVVYEAVQLGYCFGLKHQPVIDLVIVGSGFLMRLIAGGVATGISLSQWFLLVTAFGSLFMVAGKRFAEVMLYERTGAKIRSSLKKYSASYLRFVWATAAAILIMTYCLWAFEQQQRVPGTVWSVISIVPFVIAVLRYAVDVDGGNAGEPEEIALRDRVLQVLGAAWVVTLACSYYL; encoded by the coding sequence ATGAGTGAGACGACCGAGCGTGCCGATGTCAGGGACGGTGCCTCCACCCGAAAGGGACCGATCCCGACGTTACTCGGCGTGGCCAGGACGGCCCGGCCACGGCAGTGGGTGAAGAACGTCCTGGTGTTCGCGGCACCGTTCACCGCGGCCCAGATCACCAACGTCGACGTGCTCGTCGACGCCGCGGTGGCGTTCGTGGCGTTCTCACTCGTCGCCAGCTCGGTCTATCTCATCAACGACGCGGTGGACGTCGAGGCGGATCGCGCCCATCCCACCAAACGCAACCGGCCGATCGCCGCGGGCGTGGTGCCGATCCCGTTGGCCTACGCCTCCGCCGTGGTGTTCTTCGGTGCCGGCCTCGGCGTCGGTTTCCTCGCCGACTGGCGGTTGCTGATCGTGCTCGTCGTGTACGAGGCGGTCCAGCTCGGCTACTGCTTCGGTCTGAAACACCAGCCGGTGATCGACCTGGTGATCGTCGGATCGGGCTTCCTGATGCGGCTGATCGCGGGTGGTGTCGCCACCGGCATCAGCCTGTCGCAGTGGTTCTTGCTGGTCACCGCGTTCGGCTCCCTGTTCATGGTGGCGGGCAAGCGTTTCGCCGAGGTGATGCTCTACGAGCGAACCGGGGCGAAGATCCGGTCGTCGCTGAAGAAGTACTCCGCCAGTTACCTGCGGTTCGTCTGGGCTACGGCGGCGGCGATACTGATCATGACGTACTGCCTGTGGGCGTTCGAACAGCAGCAGCGCGTGCCGGGCACCGTGTGGAGTGTCATCTCCATCGTGCCGTTCGTGATCGCGGTGCTGCGTTACGCCGTGGACGTCGACGGCGGCAACGCGGGCGAGCCCGAGGAGATCGCGTTGCGCGACCGCGTGCTGCAGGTGCTCGGCGCGGCCTGGGTCGTCACGCTGGCGTGCTCGTACTATTTGTGA
- a CDS encoding HAD family hydrolase yields MEKPRLIASDVDGTLLTPLEEVAPRTAAVVTRAVDDGVPVILVTGRPPRWIPPVAEATGLTGYAVCANGAVLYDIGADRVVDVHGLLDPVQLTDLAEALDHALPGCTLASERIGTKAVDDDLPNFVIEAEYYNPWDDGEGFVVPRAEVLGHPAVKLLVSHRKMTSDEMAVAARSVLGDSVHITFSTGGGLIEISSPGITKASGLAEVAQRLDVTADETISFGDMPNDLPMLTWAGHGVAVANAHPTVLEAADEITASNAEHGVAQVLERWF; encoded by the coding sequence GTGGAGAAACCCCGGCTCATCGCCTCCGACGTCGACGGCACCCTGCTCACCCCCCTGGAGGAGGTGGCACCTCGCACTGCCGCCGTGGTGACCCGCGCCGTCGACGACGGCGTACCGGTCATCCTCGTCACCGGCAGGCCACCGCGCTGGATCCCGCCGGTCGCGGAGGCCACCGGCCTGACCGGCTACGCGGTGTGCGCGAACGGCGCCGTACTGTACGACATCGGCGCGGACCGCGTCGTGGACGTGCACGGTCTGCTCGATCCCGTGCAGCTCACCGACCTGGCCGAGGCACTCGACCACGCACTTCCCGGATGCACCCTGGCCTCCGAGCGCATCGGCACGAAGGCGGTGGACGACGACCTGCCCAACTTCGTGATCGAGGCGGAGTACTACAACCCGTGGGACGACGGGGAGGGCTTCGTGGTGCCGCGCGCGGAGGTACTGGGGCATCCGGCAGTGAAATTGCTGGTCAGCCACCGCAAGATGACGTCCGACGAGATGGCCGTCGCGGCCCGCAGCGTACTGGGCGACAGCGTGCACATCACCTTCTCCACCGGCGGCGGGCTGATCGAGATCTCCTCGCCCGGCATCACGAAGGCTAGCGGACTCGCCGAAGTCGCCCAGCGGTTGGACGTGACGGCCGACGAGACGATCTCGTTCGGCGACATGCCCAACGACCTGCCGATGCTCACCTGGGCCGGACACGGGGTCGCCGTTGCCAACGCCCACCCGACGGTGCTGGAGGCCGCCGACGAGATCACCGCTTCCAACGCCGAGCACGGCGTGGCGCAGGTGCTGGAGCGCTGGTTCTAA
- a CDS encoding LLM class flavin-dependent oxidoreductase has protein sequence MILPEDRWWAAEPKWRAAEEYGFDHAWTYDHLGWRSLVDGPWFSAVPTLAAAAMVTTTIRLGTFVASPNFRHPVPFAREVITLDDLADGRLVLGIGAGGRGYDASVLGGAELSAGQRADRYIEFVEALDGLLRTDGYDHSGTYYTANGARNLPGCVQKPRSPLLLAADGPRTIAFAARTGDGWITTGRPEEGQTQDEWWSRVRELSSRFDDALAETGREQVVRCLSLDAAPVFSLSSTEAFAEAVGRAEELGFTDVVVHWPRSGTPYQGKESVLEEIAADLLPRVQGRDQTN, from the coding sequence GTGATCCTCCCCGAGGACAGGTGGTGGGCCGCCGAACCGAAGTGGCGGGCCGCCGAGGAGTACGGTTTCGACCACGCGTGGACGTACGACCACCTGGGATGGCGTTCGCTGGTGGACGGGCCGTGGTTCAGCGCGGTGCCCACCCTGGCCGCCGCGGCCATGGTCACGACCACTATCAGACTCGGAACCTTCGTGGCCTCCCCCAATTTCCGTCATCCCGTGCCGTTCGCTCGGGAGGTCATCACCCTCGACGACCTCGCCGACGGACGCCTCGTGCTCGGGATCGGCGCCGGGGGTCGGGGGTACGACGCGTCGGTGCTCGGTGGGGCGGAACTGTCGGCCGGGCAGCGGGCCGACCGGTACATCGAGTTCGTCGAGGCGCTCGACGGGCTGCTGCGCACGGACGGCTACGACCACTCGGGCACCTACTACACGGCCAACGGCGCGCGGAACCTTCCCGGCTGCGTACAGAAACCGCGCTCGCCCCTGCTGCTGGCCGCGGACGGCCCGAGGACGATCGCCTTCGCCGCTCGTACGGGCGACGGCTGGATCACCACGGGGCGCCCGGAGGAGGGCCAGACCCAGGACGAGTGGTGGAGCCGGGTACGGGAGTTGTCGAGCAGGTTCGACGACGCCCTCGCCGAGACGGGTCGGGAGCAGGTGGTGCGTTGCCTCAGCTTGGACGCCGCGCCGGTGTTCTCGCTGTCGAGTACCGAGGCCTTCGCCGAGGCGGTGGGCCGGGCGGAGGAGCTGGGCTTCACCGACGTGGTGGTGCACTGGCCGCGCAGTGGCACGCCGTACCAGGGCAAGGAGTCGGTGTTGGAGGAGATCGCCGCCGACCTGCTGCCCCGCGTGCAGGGCCGGGATCAGACCAATTGA
- a CDS encoding WXG100 family type VII secretion target, with the protein MTGYEVHAEALLEHSKGSQAASENFASLERLLEQARVSDDCFGPLGEFLVRTYFNNLEECQGLASDAKNFLEEIAEKTVQAAKMYQQSDDAVVDGMKQIDSALSQVSSGPGSLADLNSAGDDGRRSYLEQHGGYGSSWMSASQSLSTASSPPDIVIDTVHMRMEQLQLITSPGQAFFDNGLGFLVSIVISPLVEFILEPAVGDPDQMRSTAEGWAKVAEWLDTVGEDEKKRAEATAEAWQGPAGDAFRTQMTEFGDGSAAFADEIRDLQQILETAADLFDLFVETVVDFLTELVMGLIIEWLAALAASWITAGASVAAASATTTAQVGITGTRLGMKVRELFSKLGPLVNKLEDILVTLRNGPLRRVMQQSQRLQNMRGGGMLHRRLGSQSPLYRIVTNADEAGNSITSNRFVGRRGLSDTGSDALATNLSELGLRTLGMSGTTRKTTAAYNAAMENLPGAAVEQGIKRGYHEATTSDEEQRREDIERGFNL; encoded by the coding sequence GTGACCGGCTACGAAGTACATGCCGAGGCTCTCCTCGAACACAGCAAGGGCTCGCAGGCCGCCTCCGAGAACTTCGCGAGTCTGGAGAGACTGCTCGAACAGGCACGGGTCAGCGACGACTGCTTCGGCCCACTCGGTGAGTTCCTGGTGCGCACCTACTTCAACAACCTGGAGGAGTGCCAGGGCCTGGCCAGTGACGCCAAGAACTTCCTCGAGGAAATCGCGGAGAAGACCGTTCAGGCCGCCAAGATGTACCAGCAATCCGACGACGCGGTGGTCGACGGCATGAAGCAGATCGACAGCGCGTTGTCGCAGGTCAGCTCCGGGCCGGGCTCGCTGGCGGACCTCAACTCGGCAGGCGACGACGGCAGGCGGAGCTACCTGGAGCAGCACGGCGGCTACGGCTCGTCGTGGATGAGCGCGTCCCAAAGCCTTTCCACCGCCTCCAGCCCGCCGGACATCGTCATCGACACCGTCCACATGCGGATGGAGCAGCTCCAGCTCATCACCAGTCCGGGCCAGGCGTTCTTCGACAACGGGCTGGGCTTCCTCGTCAGCATCGTCATCAGTCCGCTCGTGGAGTTCATCCTCGAACCCGCCGTCGGCGACCCCGACCAGATGCGGAGCACCGCCGAGGGCTGGGCGAAGGTCGCCGAATGGCTCGACACGGTTGGTGAAGACGAGAAGAAGCGGGCCGAGGCCACCGCCGAGGCGTGGCAGGGCCCGGCCGGGGACGCTTTCCGCACTCAGATGACCGAATTCGGCGACGGCTCCGCCGCGTTCGCCGACGAGATCAGGGACCTCCAGCAGATCCTTGAGACGGCCGCCGATCTGTTCGACCTGTTCGTCGAGACGGTGGTCGACTTCCTGACCGAGCTGGTGATGGGGCTCATCATCGAGTGGCTGGCCGCGCTCGCGGCCTCGTGGATCACCGCCGGCGCCTCGGTGGCCGCGGCGAGTGCCACCACCACCGCACAGGTCGGCATCACCGGAACCCGGCTCGGCATGAAGGTCAGGGAGCTCTTCAGCAAGCTCGGGCCACTGGTGAACAAGCTTGAGGACATCCTGGTGACCCTCCGCAACGGGCCGCTGCGTCGGGTCATGCAGCAGTCGCAGCGGCTGCAGAACATGCGAGGTGGCGGCATGCTGCACCGTCGGCTCGGGTCGCAGAGCCCGCTGTACCGCATCGTCACCAACGCCGACGAAGCCGGTAACTCCATCACGTCGAACCGCTTCGTGGGCCGGAGGGGACTGAGCGACACCGGCTCCGACGCCCTCGCGACGAACCTGAGCGAGCTCGGCCTTCGTACCCTGGGCATGAGCGGCACGACGAGGAAGACCACCGCGGCGTACAACGCCGCGATGGAGAACCTGCCGGGCGCCGCCGTCGAGCAGGGGATCAAGCGCGGCTACCACGAGGCCACGACCTCCGACGAGGAACAGCGTCGTGAGGACATCGAGCGAGGGTTCAACCTGTAA
- a CDS encoding arabinosyltransferase domain-containing protein, whose product MTFRIWLITICGVLSVVAAGLFVLAPVETRMSVYEWPDTPAGNRILPLLPYEPHRLDVTFTCRDVNTLGDGLLLSTTAPREAPVTNHVGGGLTVDVAADVVTVRVGDLRLITSRVNHDCEWSVSSGPHGTVVSVDGERLAHTENTPVVTGMFTDLVDQTELRVTVVPDTRFESTPGPARIVLAIVALTAAATMFGLLIRAHSERARRLRLLPRGWWRPRGPDVLVAGALVGWLVIGAPTVDDGYIVTMLKAADDSDFVGNYFRWFNAPEAPFSWFYELYRLVVAVDDAVWWLRLPSVLLGFVLWLLVDRLLLPRLARRPSTPARFGAAGAFALWYVQFGVGLRPEPWVMLGTVLVFLLVERAVATRSAPALATAVVTAGLTVAVTPTGVVALAPFLAAAGGLVRLLRHHGAKLVPVVLGAAALPLLVMFADQSLAAVLHSTEVRTAIGPAYGVFDEPRRYEEVFDPLRGGLNRRMPLLLLWLSLLVLALLLVTRRARGLATRPTRRAVLVAVLFFVALAFTPTKYTHHFGAIGGIAAVLLAAVVHTVRSGALRRPVERSLFVVAVAATAAYALGAPLRWWFVATLGVPWSREQPDIGEIDLATVVLGGGLLLAVAGLLGAWRRLPSPAWLLPLLAMGTVAVELGSLAYPLHSRSGTYSVAYSTATSFSGSCGIEDWLDVEPDVRKGVLRPEEPREGSGFGFRRNAGYPDDAPPPAPYGTDAAPVWGSGGTAGSWTSPWYPLPAHAASADAPPLVVPLAGRGPVSATVQFGDRDGIVDREVRLRLGDGSWREARLDPGEAERVRVIAVDRGDGGWLAVGNPRLPHVVPVTEYVPISRPVALDWVDAFFLPCRRPAAVAHGVTQPVTHLFSVGPDSRWLTGMSYSTAAGGPYASLLDVANLVPIPTYLRGDKLREEISVFRFDYVAPPLDGMAR is encoded by the coding sequence GTGACCTTCCGTATTTGGTTGATCACAATATGCGGCGTGCTGTCCGTGGTGGCAGCCGGGTTGTTCGTGCTCGCGCCCGTGGAAACGCGGATGTCGGTGTACGAATGGCCGGACACCCCGGCGGGGAACAGGATCCTGCCGCTTCTTCCCTACGAGCCCCACCGATTGGACGTCACGTTCACCTGTAGGGACGTGAACACTCTCGGTGATGGCCTGTTGCTGTCTACCACGGCACCTCGTGAAGCGCCCGTCACGAATCACGTCGGCGGTGGACTCACCGTCGACGTCGCCGCGGACGTCGTCACGGTTCGGGTCGGGGACCTCCGGTTGATCACCTCCAGGGTGAACCACGACTGCGAGTGGTCCGTCTCGTCCGGACCGCACGGCACCGTCGTCTCGGTCGACGGCGAACGGCTCGCCCACACCGAGAACACGCCCGTGGTGACGGGAATGTTCACCGATCTCGTCGACCAAACCGAATTACGCGTGACGGTGGTGCCGGACACGAGGTTTGAAAGCACTCCCGGCCCGGCACGGATCGTGCTGGCCATCGTGGCGCTGACGGCGGCGGCGACGATGTTCGGGCTGTTGATTCGGGCGCACTCGGAACGCGCCCGTCGACTACGGCTGCTGCCCCGTGGCTGGTGGAGACCGCGGGGGCCCGACGTTCTCGTGGCCGGGGCGTTGGTGGGCTGGCTCGTGATCGGGGCGCCCACGGTGGACGACGGCTACATCGTCACCATGCTGAAGGCCGCCGACGACAGCGACTTCGTCGGCAACTACTTCCGCTGGTTCAACGCTCCCGAGGCACCGTTCAGCTGGTTCTACGAGCTATATCGGCTCGTCGTCGCGGTCGACGACGCCGTGTGGTGGCTTCGCCTGCCCTCCGTCCTCCTCGGGTTCGTGCTGTGGCTGCTCGTCGACCGGCTCCTGCTCCCCCGGCTGGCCCGACGACCGAGCACGCCGGCGCGGTTCGGCGCGGCGGGAGCCTTCGCCCTCTGGTACGTCCAGTTCGGCGTGGGCCTGCGCCCCGAGCCGTGGGTGATGCTCGGCACCGTCCTGGTGTTCCTCCTGGTCGAACGTGCCGTCGCCACGCGGAGTGCGCCCGCGCTGGCCACCGCCGTCGTGACGGCGGGACTGACCGTGGCCGTCACCCCCACCGGGGTGGTGGCGCTCGCGCCGTTCCTCGCCGCCGCCGGTGGCCTCGTGCGGCTGCTGCGGCATCACGGCGCGAAACTGGTGCCCGTCGTGCTGGGTGCGGCAGCCCTGCCCCTCCTGGTGATGTTCGCCGACCAGTCGCTGGCGGCGGTGCTGCATTCCACAGAGGTACGGACCGCGATCGGTCCCGCCTACGGCGTGTTCGACGAGCCAAGGCGGTACGAGGAGGTGTTCGACCCGCTCCGGGGTGGTCTCAACCGCCGTATGCCGTTGCTGCTGCTGTGGCTGTCGCTGCTGGTACTCGCGCTGCTGTTGGTCACTCGGCGGGCCCGTGGACTCGCGACCCGTCCCACCCGGCGAGCCGTGCTGGTCGCGGTGTTGTTCTTCGTCGCCCTGGCCTTCACCCCCACCAAGTACACGCACCACTTCGGCGCCATCGGCGGCATCGCCGCGGTGTTGCTGGCCGCCGTGGTGCACACCGTGCGTTCGGGGGCGCTGCGACGGCCCGTGGAACGCTCGCTGTTCGTCGTCGCCGTGGCAGCGACCGCGGCCTACGCGCTCGGCGCGCCGCTGCGTTGGTGGTTCGTCGCCACCCTCGGGGTGCCGTGGTCGCGGGAACAACCGGACATCGGCGAGATCGATCTCGCCACCGTCGTGCTCGGCGGCGGCCTGCTGCTGGCCGTGGCGGGACTACTCGGAGCGTGGCGGCGGCTACCGTCCCCGGCCTGGTTACTCCCACTCCTCGCCATGGGAACCGTGGCAGTCGAGCTCGGATCGCTGGCCTACCCGCTGCACTCCCGGTCGGGCACCTACAGCGTCGCGTACTCCACGGCGACCTCGTTCTCCGGAAGCTGCGGCATCGAGGACTGGCTCGACGTGGAACCCGACGTGCGGAAAGGCGTGCTCCGGCCCGAAGAACCCCGCGAAGGGTCGGGGTTCGGTTTCCGTCGCAACGCGGGCTATCCCGACGACGCCCCACCACCCGCTCCCTACGGGACGGACGCGGCACCGGTGTGGGGCAGTGGCGGAACGGCGGGGTCGTGGACCAGTCCGTGGTATCCGCTGCCCGCGCACGCGGCCTCCGCCGACGCGCCCCCGCTCGTAGTGCCCCTCGCCGGGCGCGGCCCGGTGTCGGCGACCGTGCAGTTCGGCGACCGCGACGGCATCGTCGACCGAGAGGTACGGCTCCGGCTCGGTGACGGCTCGTGGCGCGAGGCGCGACTCGACCCCGGTGAGGCCGAGCGAGTCCGGGTGATCGCCGTCGACCGGGGCGACGGCGGATGGCTCGCGGTGGGCAATCCTCGGCTGCCGCACGTCGTGCCGGTCACCGAGTACGTTCCGATTTCCCGGCCCGTAGCGCTCGACTGGGTGGACGCCTTCTTCCTGCCGTGCCGAAGACCGGCCGCCGTCGCCCACGGCGTCACCCAGCCGGTGACCCACCTGTTCTCGGTGGGGCCGGACAGCCGTTGGCTCACCGGCATGTCCTACTCCACGGCCGCGGGCGGGCCCTACGCATCGCTGTTGGACGTCGCGAACCTTGTTCCGATACCCACGTACCTGCGGGGAGACAAACTGCGGGAGGAGATCAGCGTGTTCCGGTTCGACTACGTGGCCCCGCCGTTGGACGGCATGGCGAGGTGA
- a CDS encoding YbaB/EbfC family nucleoid-associated protein, translating to MGSEERLEQALRSFQEQAKKAAELKEKLAELKGHARNSDGSVTVTVAPSGAVLGLQLSPMAMRRSHTQLQQEILATIRQATQQAAAAMQATVEPILGDKMQQFKEAFRAQSVTPLGPSTPPPASSLPLPGQQPGQPSTQQPGQQAGPPPTQQPVQRPIRSTPRTRRPVEELDDDDFNGPILR from the coding sequence GTGGGTAGCGAGGAACGGCTGGAGCAGGCTCTGCGCTCCTTCCAGGAGCAGGCCAAGAAAGCGGCCGAGCTCAAGGAGAAGCTCGCCGAGCTGAAAGGACACGCCCGAAACTCCGACGGCTCGGTGACGGTGACGGTGGCGCCGTCGGGCGCGGTGCTGGGACTTCAGCTCTCGCCCATGGCCATGCGCCGCAGCCACACCCAGCTGCAACAGGAGATCCTGGCCACCATCCGACAGGCCACTCAGCAGGCCGCGGCGGCGATGCAGGCCACGGTGGAACCGATCCTCGGCGACAAGATGCAACAGTTCAAGGAGGCGTTCCGGGCGCAGAGCGTGACTCCGCTCGGCCCGAGCACACCGCCGCCCGCGTCCTCGTTGCCCCTGCCGGGTCAGCAGCCGGGCCAGCCCTCCACCCAACAGCCGGGCCAGCAGGCGGGCCCGCCGCCCACCCAGCAGCCGGTCCAGCGCCCCATCAGGTCGACTCCTCGTACTCGGCGCCCCGTGGAGGAGCTGGACGACGACGACTTCAACGGCCCGATCCTGCGCTGA
- the lhgO gene encoding L-2-hydroxyglutarate oxidase, producing the protein MRHVTVIGGGIIGLAVAWKLTGRGYRVTVLEKEDHWAAHQTGHNSNVVHAGLYYRPGSLKARLSVAGNRSMVAFAREHGVPVEVCGKLVVATSEAELPALGVLAERAEANGVPATMLEPAQAAEYEPEVTCVRALRVHSTAVIDFPAVCRVLATLARDAGADLRLNSPALGIRTGDRGGVEVATPHGVVASDVLVNCAGLHSDRVARLAGFTPSARIVPFRGEYYTLRPERRHLVRGLIYPVPDPALPFLGVHLTRMLDGSVHAGPNAVPALRREGYRWRDVSPGDLLDTLTFPGTWRFARRYAFPVGWDEVRRSLSKRRFAASLARLVPAVTPDDIVRHDSGVRAQALLPDGRLADDFLVEESRGQVHVLNAPSPAATSALEIASHIVDRVTAHA; encoded by the coding sequence GTGCGGCACGTGACGGTCATCGGCGGCGGCATCATCGGCCTCGCCGTCGCCTGGAAGCTCACCGGGCGCGGCTACCGCGTCACCGTGTTGGAGAAAGAGGACCACTGGGCGGCTCACCAGACCGGCCACAACTCGAACGTCGTGCACGCCGGGCTGTACTACCGGCCGGGTTCGCTGAAGGCACGGCTTTCGGTGGCGGGCAACCGCTCGATGGTCGCCTTCGCCCGCGAGCACGGGGTTCCGGTGGAGGTGTGCGGCAAGCTGGTGGTCGCGACCTCCGAGGCGGAGCTGCCCGCGCTGGGCGTGCTCGCCGAGCGGGCGGAGGCCAACGGCGTGCCCGCCACGATGCTGGAACCCGCGCAGGCCGCGGAGTACGAACCCGAGGTGACGTGCGTGCGAGCGTTGCGCGTGCACTCGACCGCGGTGATCGATTTCCCGGCCGTGTGCCGGGTGCTGGCGACGCTGGCCCGAGACGCCGGTGCGGACCTGCGGTTGAACTCGCCCGCCCTCGGTATCCGCACCGGAGACCGGGGCGGCGTCGAGGTCGCCACACCTCACGGGGTGGTGGCCTCCGACGTGCTCGTCAACTGCGCGGGCCTGCACTCCGACCGCGTCGCCCGGCTGGCCGGGTTCACGCCGTCGGCCCGGATCGTGCCCTTCCGAGGCGAGTACTACACGCTGCGTCCCGAGCGACGTCACCTCGTCCGGGGACTGATCTACCCGGTACCCGACCCGGCCCTGCCGTTCCTCGGCGTGCACCTCACGCGCATGCTCGACGGCAGTGTCCACGCAGGACCCAACGCCGTGCCCGCATTGCGCCGCGAGGGCTACCGCTGGCGGGACGTCTCCCCCGGCGACCTCCTCGACACGCTGACCTTCCCCGGCACGTGGCGGTTCGCCCGTCGCTACGCGTTCCCGGTGGGATGGGACGAGGTGCGGCGCTCACTGTCGAAGCGGCGCTTCGCGGCGAGCCTCGCCCGGCTCGTGCCCGCGGTGACGCCGGACGACATCGTGCGTCACGACTCCGGGGTGCGGGCCCAGGCCTTGCTGCCCGACGGCAGGCTCGCCGACGACTTCCTCGTCGAGGAGAGCCGCGGCCAGGTACACGTGCTCAACGCACCGTCTCCCGCCGCCACGAGCGCGTTGGAGATCGCCTCACACATCGTCGATCGCGTGACCGCCCACGCCTGA
- the glf gene encoding UDP-galactopyranose mutase, producing the protein MRVGSLSLVSADTNTTDITNGAYTGFDLIVVGSGFFGLTVAERVASQLDKRVLVLERRNHIGGNAYSEAEPETGIEVHRYGAHLFHTSNKRVWDYVNQFTDFTGYQHRVFAKYQGQVYTFPMNLHLINQFFGKSHSPDEARELIAEQASEIDTKDAKNLEEKAISLIGRPLYEAFVKGYTAKQWQTDPKELSPSIITRLPVRYNFNNRYFNDTYEGLPVDGYTAWLEKMASHPNIEVRTNVDYFDVRDQIPEGTPTVYTGPLDRYFGYSEGRLGWRTLDFEQEVVPTGDYQGTAVMNYNDIDVPYTRIHEFRHFHPERDYYPTDKTVIVREYSRFASEGDEPYYPINTPENRQKLERYRELAKKEAAERNVLFGGRLGTYKYLDMHMAIGSALSMFDNKIAPHLTEGAPLDGSIDA; encoded by the coding sequence ATGCGCGTCGGTAGCCTTTCGCTCGTGAGCGCGGACACGAACACCACAGACATCACAAACGGCGCATACACCGGTTTCGATTTGATTGTCGTCGGCTCCGGTTTCTTCGGCCTCACCGTGGCCGAGCGCGTCGCCAGCCAGCTCGACAAGCGCGTCCTGGTGCTGGAACGGCGTAACCACATCGGGGGTAACGCGTACTCGGAGGCCGAGCCCGAGACCGGCATCGAGGTGCACCGCTACGGCGCCCACCTGTTCCACACGTCCAACAAGCGGGTCTGGGACTACGTCAACCAGTTCACCGACTTCACCGGCTACCAGCACCGCGTGTTCGCGAAGTACCAGGGGCAGGTCTACACGTTCCCGATGAACCTGCACCTGATCAACCAGTTCTTCGGCAAGTCGCATTCGCCCGACGAGGCTCGCGAGCTGATCGCCGAGCAGGCCAGTGAGATCGACACCAAGGACGCCAAGAACCTGGAGGAGAAGGCCATCTCCCTCATCGGGCGTCCGCTGTACGAGGCGTTCGTCAAGGGCTACACGGCCAAGCAGTGGCAGACCGACCCGAAGGAACTGTCGCCTTCGATCATCACGCGGCTGCCGGTGCGTTACAACTTCAACAACCGGTACTTCAACGACACCTACGAGGGCCTGCCCGTCGACGGCTACACCGCGTGGCTGGAGAAGATGGCCTCCCACCCGAACATCGAGGTGCGCACCAACGTCGACTACTTCGACGTGCGCGACCAGATCCCGGAGGGGACGCCGACGGTCTACACCGGCCCGCTCGACCGGTACTTCGGCTACTCCGAGGGCAGGCTCGGCTGGCGCACGCTGGACTTCGAGCAGGAGGTCGTGCCCACCGGTGACTACCAGGGCACGGCGGTCATGAACTACAACGACATCGATGTGCCGTACACCCGTATCCACGAGTTCCGGCACTTCCACCCCGAGCGGGACTACTACCCCACTGACAAGACGGTGATCGTGCGGGAGTACTCGCGGTTCGCCTCCGAGGGCGACGAGCCGTACTACCCGATCAACACGCCCGAGAACCGGCAGAAGCTGGAGCGCTACCGCGAGCTGGCGAAGAAGGAGGCGGCGGAGCGCAACGTCCTGTTCGGTGGCCGCCTCGGTACGTACAAGTACCTGGACATGCACATGGCCATCGGGTCGGCGCTGTCGATGTTCGACAACAAGATCGCCCCGCACCTCACCGAGGGTGCTCCGCTCGACGGGTCGATCGATGCTTGA